A single Anopheles funestus chromosome 2RL, idAnoFuneDA-416_04, whole genome shotgun sequence DNA region contains:
- the LOC125774667 gene encoding sushi, von Willebrand factor type A, EGF and pentraxin domain-containing protein 1, protein MYTFPKCWTLLLIVVAVTGISAEDVLTCPNGWKLRGLHCYKYFNVKHSWEKSATLCKRYGSELVTVDSYDENNATYSIATSSEYRTRNNVKYWLGFASLDDLRTNTLESTSGDLFSQYSGFWAINEPNPIAGECVSANLGATEQNWELRSCETLLPFMCKARACPQQSFHCSNGACINQAYKCDGNDDCGDGSDELDCSANCNIYMASGGDVIESPNFPQKYTSLKSCKWTLEGPQGSNIILQFQEFDTEKNFDTVQILVGSRTEDTAVSLATLSGKSDVPNRTFITASNFMIIKFTSDGSVEKKGFRATWKTEPQTCGGVLQASKQEQYLKSPGFPQAYPGGIECLYVISARKGYTVSLDVQELDLNADSDFLLIRDGESAHDKPIAKLTGTIESKPSRVIISTGNKLYLYFSTSLAQPAKGFNIRYVEGCTAVVNAANGTVTSPAYNLSPYPNNQECYFVIKNPSGKPLSMRFVDFDVHRSDLVQVFDGPSTSGVRLHAGNGFTDSNAPKITLTASSGKMLLKFITDALYNGKGWSAEFSADCPELKPGIGAIASSRDTAFGTVINFTCPVGQEFATGKNRITTVCQNGGNWSISYIPDCQEVYCGPVPQIDNGFSFKTTNVTYRGIATYQCYAGFAFASGIATETISCLADGTWERQPACMASQCPPLPEVAHANVTVLNGGGRSYGTIISYECIPGYVRTGRPILICMSNGQWSSPVPSCSRKQCYKIPEIQNGYVVDKTREYYYGDEARVQCYKGYRLIGSHTVKCNEQQDFSNVPVCEDIDECQTSQCDASSTECMNAAGSFHCKCKTGYTSSMECRPVVDLGLSNGGISDDSVTVSSTASGYEKGMIRLNSVGWCGNGKERGSNWVIIDLKAPTIVRGFRTMSVQRMDGALAFTSAIRLEYSDDISDVFKDYANPDGTAVEFRILEPTLSILNLPMPIEARYIKFKIQDFVVAPCIKLEIMGCTRLDCLDVNECAKDNGGCNQKCVNSPGSYKCACNFGYELFRQNGTEGFFVERHETGEQDGDVYQRNKTCVRKMCPALSDPENGKLLSSEIQHHFGDVVRFHCNFGYVLSGSSSLACMSNGNWNASMPKCLSAKCVSLPDDEKEGLFVKRGDQNDILVPFNENVTLECTTSGKQIGRTAISTFRQCVFDPQPGYPDYWLSGVLPTCSRADCGVPMPTAGAEYGQYADTKYMSSFFFGCQNTFKLAGQTTMNDNVVRCQANGVWDFGDLRCEGPVCVDPGRPNDGFQVANSYEQSSEVLFGCSRAGYILINPRPITCVKQPECKTIKPIGISSGLIPDSAINATSERPNYEAKNVRLNSVTGWCGKQETFTYVSVDLGKVYRVKALLVKGVVTNDIVGRPTEIRFFYKQSEKEDYVVYFPNFNLTKRDPGNYGELAMITLPKYVQARFVILGIVSYMDNPCLKFELMGCEEPATDPLLGYDYGYSPCVDNEPPIFQNCPQQPILVKRGPNGEVLPLNFTEPTALDNSGSIARLEVKPPHFKTTSYVLDNTVVKYIAYDYDGNVAICEINITVPDITPPLLDCPQSFVIELGEKQANYYVNFNDTIKRVKASDSSGDVRIEYVPESASIPLGGFRNVTVVATDKYNNKATCNFQVSVQPTQCVDWDLQAPGNGEIKCTTQESGGVECEATCNPGFRFTDADKKKVFMCKKGRFWKPSSVVPDCVSENTQRADYQVVATTTYRANGVVSEQCLPQYQEQTAKHFASLSSVLSQRCSAVYVNMNVTILKSVPRLLEENVVQMDFILLIDPAVKQPQLYDLCGSTLNLIFDLSVPYASAAIEPLSNVKSIGNECPPLRALKSAISRGFTCGVGEVLNMDTNDVPRCLHCPAGTYAGENQKTCSPCSKGFYQHRERQGSCLKCPVGTYTKEDGSKAVQDCVPICGYGTYSPTGLVPCLECPRNSFSATPPLGGFRDCQACPSGTFTYQPAAQSESDCRRKCPAGTYSHTGLAPCSPCPKNYYQKSEGATSCSECPSGRRTDTIGSLTADDCKPIMCNENSCQHGGLCVPLGHDIHCFCPAGFSGTRCEVDIDECASQPCYNGGTCKDLPQGYECRCARGYTGINCQEAKSDCDADPCPARAMCKDEPGFGNYTCMCRSGYTGDNCDITIDPCTAGENPCGNGATCIALQQGRFRCECTPGWEGHLCSINTDDCAEKPCLLGANCTDLVNDFSCTCPPGFAGKRCQEKINLCLSEPCNHGMCVDRYFYHECVCNPGWEGAACDVNVDECDSSPCENGGVCTDMINDYQCSCADGYTGKNCQHTVDDCESAPCQNGGTCVDRLDGFSCQCRPGYVGVQCETDRNECLSDPCNPIGTEKCMDRENTFECVCRQGFDGKVCDNDIDDCEYAPCQNGGTCLDRVGGFECQCPAGWTGERCNVQVTACDVERPCKNDAQCIDLFEDFFCVCPSGTDGKKCETAPDRCIGQPCMHEGQCKDYGSGLNCSCSMDFTGVGCQYEFDACEAGTCQNGATCVDRGSGYQCICPPGYTGRNCEHDQVDCKDNSCPPGAVCIDLNNDFYCQCPFNLTGDDCRKSVQIDYDLYFSDPYHSSASQVVPFYTSASDSLTLAMWVQFAQKDDTGIFITLYSANAPNVITKRRTMLQAHSSGVQVSFFEDLQDVFLPFKEYSTINDGQWHHIAVVWNGKTGQLMLITEGFIASKAEYGVNRVLPNYCWPVLGAPLMDGNRKEAYSDLGFQGKLTKVQIWSRALDVTNEIQKQVRDCRSEPVLYKNLILNWAGYEQTLGGVQRSVPSTCGQKKCKPGYAGANCQQLQVDREAPQVEYCPTDLWVVAKNGSTVVNWEEPRFTDNIGISKIVERNGHRSGETLLWGIYDVMYLAYDAAGNTASCAFKVTIVAEFCPALADPLGGSQSCKDWGAGGQFKVCEIACNPGMKFSQIVPRFYTCGSEGFWRPTMQPNVPLVYPSCSPTKPAQRLIRIQMQFPSDVLCNEAGQGVLRQRIKNAINALNRDWNLCSYSMEGSRECRNVEIDVRCDRNRHPNIVKRQTVLQISPNPESAYAINATIPIKSEIVSNSNGQRLNTLNLLEKLILEDNQFAVQDILPNTFGDASSLNLVTEYACPQGQVVVEPDCVPCAVGTFYNVSSKTCLPCPEGSYQPEIGQLQCKSCPKIAGRTGVTALVGARSAVECKERCAAGKYLDSVTGLCQPCGYGYYQPNEGSFTCEICGLGQTTRTPEATSKSECRDECNSGMQLGLEGKCEPCPRGTYRKQGVHPSCLSCPNGRTTAKLGSSNVEECSLPICSPGTYLNGTLNVCVECRKGFYQSEHQQTSCIPCPPNHTTRSTAANNKNECINPCEDVSDGSPRCDPNAFCILIPETSDFKCECKPGFNGTGMECSDMCNGFCENSGHCVKDAKGLPSCRCKGSFTGTKCTERSEFAYIAGGVAATVIFIILIVLLIWMICARANRKRDPKKIISPAADQTGSQVNFYYGAHTPYAESIAPSHHSTYAHYYDDEEDGWEMPNFYNETYLKDDQFIGVQGANGKLNSLARSNASLYGTKDDLYDRLKRHAYTGKKDKSDTDSEEH, encoded by the exons ATGTACACGTTCCCTAAATGTTGGACCCTGCTGCTGATAGTCGTAGCCGTAACGGGAATATCCGCTGAG GATGTACTTACCTGCCCAAATG GTTGGAAATTACGGGGACTACACTGTTACAAGTACTTCAACGTGAAACACTCGTGGGAAAAGTCGGCGACACTATGCAAAAG GTACGGGTCCGAGTTGGTGACGGTTGATTCGTACGACGAAAACAACGCCACGTACAGCATTGCGACCAGCAGTGAGTACCGCACACGCAACAATGTGAAGTACTGGCTCGGATTCGCCTCGCTGGATGATCTGCGAACAAACACGCTCGAGTCTACGTCGGGCGATCTGTTTTCGCAGTACTCCGGCTTTTGGGCAATTAATGAACCGAACCCGATCGCAGGTGAATGCGTGTCAGCAAACCTTGGTGCCACCGAGCAAAACTGGGAACTTCGGTCCTGCGAAACATTGCTACCCTTCATGTGTAAGGCCCGTGCCTGTCCACAGCAATCGTTCCACTGCTCGAACGGTGCGTGCATTAACCAGGCGTACAAGTGCGACGGAAACGATGACTGTGGAGACGGTAGTGATGAGCTGGACTGTAGTGCGAACTGTAACATCTACATGGCGTCGGGTGGTGATGTGATCGAGTCACCGAATTTCCCGCAGAAGTATACTTCGCTGAAGTCCTGCAAGTGGACACTCGAGGGCCCACAGGGCAGCAACATTATTCTGCAGTTCCAGGAGTTCGATACGGAGAAGAACTTTGACACGGTGCAGATACTGGTCGGCAGTCGGACGGAGGATACGGCCGTGTCACTAGCAACGCTCTCCGGTAAAAGTGATGTGCCGAACCGTACGTTCATTACCGCGTCCAACTTCATGATCATCAAGTTCACGTCTGACGGTAGCGTGGAGAAGAAGGGTTTCCGGGCGACGTGGAAAACGGAACCACAAACGTGCGGTGGTGTGTTGCAGGCCAGCAAGCAGGAACAGTATCTGAAGAGTCCAGGATTCCCCCAGGCTTACCCGGGTGGCATTGAGTGTTTGTACGTGATAAGCGCACGGAAAGGTTATACCGTTTCGCTCGATGTACAGGAGCTAGATCTTAACGCGGACAGTGACTTCCTGCTGATCCGCGATGGCGAGAGTGCACACGACAAGCCGATCGCTAAGCTAACCGGTACGATCGAATCGAAACCGAGCCGTGTTATCATTTCCACCGGGAACAAGCTGTATCTGTACTTTAGCACCTCGCTGGCACAACCGGCTAAAGGATTTAACATACGCTACGTTGAAGGTTGTACTGCGGTAGTCAATGCTGCCAATGGGACAGTTACTTCACCTGCGTACAATCTCTCTCCATATCCGAACAATCAGGAGTGTTACTTTGTGATCAAGAACCCATCCGGCAAACCATTATCGATGCGTTTCGTCGACTTTGACGTACATCGGTCAGATTTGGTGCAAGTGTTCGATGGTCCGTCTACTTCAGGCGTGCGGTTACACGCAGGAAACGGTTTTACGGACAGTAACGCACCGAAGATCACGTTGACCGCTTCGTCCGGAAAGATGCTGCTGAAGTTCATTACCGATGCGCTATACAATGGAAAAGG TTGGTCAGCTGAATTCTCTGCTGATTGTCCTGAGCTGAAGCCGGGCATTGGTGCGATTGCTAGCAGTCGCGATACTGCGTTCGGTACGGTGATCAACTTTACCTGCCCCGTTGGACAGGAGTTCGCGACGGGTAAGAATCGTATTACGACCGTGTGCCAGAATGGAGGCAACTGGAGTATTAGCTACATTCCCGACTGTCAAG AGGTTTATTGTGGACCGGTGCCACAAATCGACAATGGATTCTCGTTCAAGACCACCAATGTTACGTACCGGGGCATTGCCACTTACCAGTGTTATGCTGGGTTTGCTTTTGCATCCGGTATTGCGACGGAAACAATTTCCTGTCTGGCTGACGGTACATGGGAACGGCAACCGGCTTGCATGGCATCGCAGTGTCCACCATTGCCGGAGGTAGCACACGCTAACGTGACGGTACTGAACGGTGGTGGACGTAGCTATGGTACAATCATCAGCTACGAATGTATTCCCGGATATGTCCGCACGGGACGTCCCATCTTGATATGCATGTCCAACGGGCAGTGGAGCAGCCCAGTTCCGAGCTGTTCTCGCAAGCAGTGCTACAA GATCCCAGAAATACAGAACGGGTACGTGGTGGACAAGACGCGCGAGTACTACTACGGCGATGAGGCACGTGTCCAGTGCTACAAGGGCTACCGTTTGATTGGCTCACACACTGTCAAGTGCAACGAGCAGCAAGACTTCTCTAATGTTCCGGTCTGTGAAG ATATTGACGAATGTCAAACGTCACAGTGTGATGCGTCATCGACCGAGTGTATGAATGCGGCCGGTTCGTTCCATTGCAAGTGTAAGACGGGTTACACCTCGTCCATGGAATGCCGACCCGTGGTCGATCTGGGTCTCTCGAACGGTGGTATATCCGATGACAGCGTAACGGTGTCATCGACAGCAAGTGGCTACGAAAAAGGC ATGATTCGTCTTAACTCGGTGGGCTGGTGTGGGAATGGGAAGGAGCGAGGATCAAACTGGGTAATAATCGATCTAAAAGCTCCGACCATTGTGCGTGGTTTCCGGACAATGTCCGTACAGCGTATGGACGGTGCATTGGCATTTACCTCAGCGATACGGCTCGAATACTCGGATGACATATCCGATGTGTTCAAGGACTACGCCAACCCGGACGGTACGGCGGTAGAGTTCCGCATACTGGAACCGACGCTTTCGATACTGAACCTCCCGATGCCGATCGAGGCACGGTACATCAAGTTCAAGATACAAGACTTTGTCGTAGCACCGTGCATCAAGCTGGAGATAATGGGCTGCACACGTTTGGACTGTTTGGATGTGAACGAGTGCGCCAAGGACAATGGTGGATGCAACCAGAAGTGCGTTAACTCGCCCGGCTCGTACAAGTGTGCCTGTAACTTTGGCTACGAACTGTTCCGCCAGAATGGAACCGAAGG ATTCTTCGTCGAACGACACGAAACGGGTGAACAGGATGGGGATGTGTACCAGCGCAACAAGACGTGTGTGCGCAAGATGTGCCCAGCGCTGTCCGATCCGGAAAATGGTAAGCTGCTGAGCAGCGAGATTCAGCACCACTTTGGCGATGTTGTGCGATTCCACTGCAACTTTGGATACGTCCTGTCGGGCAGTTCGTCGTTGGCGTGCATGTCGAATGGTAACTGGAACGCCTCCATGCCAAAATGTTTGA GTGCCAAGTGTGTTTCGTTACCGGACGATGAGAAGGAAGGATTGTTCGTGAAGCGCGGTGACCAGAATGACATTTTGGTTCCGTTTAATGAGAATGTTACCCTCGAGTGTACAACGTCTGGAAAGCAGATTGGCAGAACGGCCATTTCCACCTTCCGGCAGTGTGTGTTTGATCCACAACCGGGCTATCCGGACTATTGGCTATCGGGTGTTTTACCGACCTGTTCCCGAGCGGACTGTGGTGTACCGATGCCAACGGCCGGTGCCGAGTATGGCCAGTATGCCGACACCAAGTACATGAGCTCGTTCTTCTTCGGTTGTCAGAACACCTTCAAGCTGGCCGGTCAAACGACCATGAACGATAATGTTGTGCGCTGTCAAGCGAACGGCGTGTGGGACTTTGGTGATCTTCGCTGCGAAGGACCTGTGTGTGTAGATCCGGGTCGCCCGAACGATGGATTCCAGGTGGCAAACAGCTACGAACAGAGCTCGGAAGTTTTGTTCGGATGCTCGCGCGCTGGCTACATCCTGATCAATCCACGTCCGATCACGTGCGTAAAGCAACCGGaatgcaaaacaatcaaaccgaTCGGTATCTCATCCGGGCTCATCCCGGACAGTGCAATCAATGCGACTTCGGAGCGACCGAACTACGAGGCGAAGAATGTACGTCTGAACTCGGTGACTGGATGGTGCGGCAAGCAGGAAACGTTCACTTACGTTAGTGTCGATCTGGGCAAGGTTTATCGTGTGAAGGCCCTGCTGGTGAAGGGTGTCGTAACGAACGATATCGTAGGCCGCCCGACAGAGATTCGGTTCTTCTACAAACAGTCTGAAAAGGAAGACTATGTCGTGTACTTCCCGAACTTTAACCTGACAAAGCGTGATCCGGGTAACTACGGTGAGCTGGCTATGATCACGTTGCCCAAGTACGTTCAGGCACGCTTCGTTATTCTCGGCATCGTAAGTTACATGGATAATCCGTGCCTGAAGTTTGAGCTGATGGGATGCGAAGAACCGGCGACCGATCCGCTGCTCGGCTACGACTATGGGTATTCGCCGTGCGTTGACAATGAGCCACCAATCTTCCAAAACTGCCCACAGCAACCGATTCTCGTTAAGCGTGGTCCGAACGGAGAAGTTCTGCCACTGAACTTCACCGAACCGACAGCACTCGACAACTCGGGCTCGATCGCACGGTTGGAGGTGAAACCGCCACATTTCAAAACGACCAGCTACGTGCTGGACAACACAGTCGTAAAGTACATCGCCTACGATTACGACGGCAATGTGGCGATCTGCGAGATCAACATCACGGTACCGGACATAACGCCACCACTGCTCGATTGTCCGCAGAGTTTCGTCATTGAGCTCGGTGAGAAGCAGGCAAACTACTACGTCAACTTCAACGACACGATCAAACGCGTGAAAGCGTCGGACAGTTCCGGGGACGTACGGATTGAGTATGTGCCCGAGTCTGCATCGATACCGCTCGGTGGATTCCGCAACGTAACTGTCGTGGCAACGGATAAGTACAACAACAAGGCCACCTGTAACTTCCAGGTATCGGTACAACCAACGCAGTGCGTCGATTGGGACCTGCAAGCGCCGGGTAATGGGGAAATCAAATGCACCACACAGGAATCGGGTGGTGTCGAGTGTGAAGCAACCTGCAATCCAGGCTTCCGGTTTACGGACGCGGACAAGAAGAAGGTGTTCATGTGCAAGAAGGGCCGCTTCTGGAAACCGTCGTCCGTCGTACCGGATTGCGTGTCGGAGAATACGCAACGTGCAGACTACCAGGTGGTGGCAACTACGACCTACCGGGCGAATGGTGTCGTGTCGGAACAATGTCTACCACAGTACCAGGAACAGACGGCGAAACATTTTGCCAGCTTGAGCAGTGTGCTATCGCAGCGCTGTTCGGCCGTCTACGTTAATATGAACGTTACCATCCTGAAATCGGTTCCACGACTTCTCGAGGAAAACGTTGTGCAGATGGACTTCATTCTACTGATTGATCCGGCAGTGAAGCAACCTCAGCTGTACGATCTATGCGGTTCCACGTTGAACCTGATCTTCGACCTAAGTGTGCCGTACGCAAGTGCCGCCATTGAACCACTTTCGAATGTGAAATCGATCGGAAACGAGTGTCCACCGTTGCGTGCACTGAAGAGCGCCATCTCGCGAGGATTCACGTGCGGCGTTGGAGAGGTGTTGAACATGGACACGAACGACGTACCACGGTGTTTGCACTGTCCTGCGGGTACATATGCTGGCGAAAACCAGAAAACATGCTCGCCTTGCTCCAAGGGTTTCTATCAGCATCGCGAACGGCAAGGTTCGTGTCTGAAGTGTCCTGTTGGTACATACACGAAGGAGGACGGTTCGAAGGCGGTACAGGACTGTGTGCCAATCTGTGGCTATGGAACGTACTCACCGACCGGTCTGGTGCCTTGTTTGGAGTGTCCGCGCAACTCGTTCTCGGCGACCCCACCGCTCGGTGGCTTCCGGGACTGTCAGGCTTGTCCGAGCGGTACGTTCACCTATCAACCGGCGGCTCAGAGTGAGAGTGACTGTCGACGCAAGTGTCCGGCCGGTACGTACTCGCACACCGGTCTTGCACCATGTTCACCCTGCCCGAAGAACTACTACCAGAAGTCGGAGGGAGCCACTAGCTGTAGCGAGTGTCCTTCGGGACGCCGCACGGATACGATCGGCTCGCTAACGGCCGATGATTGTAAACCGATCATGTGCAACGAAAACTCCTGCCAGCATGGTGGATTGTGTGTGCCACTCGGACACGATATTCACTGCTTCTGTCCGGCCGGATTCTCGGGCACACGCTGTGAGGTCGATATCGACGAGTGTGCCTCCCAGCCGTGCTACAATGGCGGAACGTGTAAGGATTTGCCGCAAGGTTATGAGTGCCGTTGTGCCCGCGGTTACACCGGTATCAACTGTCAGGAGGCGAAGAGCGACTGTGATGCGGATCCGTGTCCGGCGCGTGCCATGTGCAAGGATGAACCCGGGTTCGGGAACTATACCTGCATGTGCCGTAGTGGGTACACCGGTGACAACTGTGACATTACGATCGATCCGTGTACGGCGGGTGAAAACCCGTGCGGTAATGGAGCCACCTGTATTGCACTGCAGCAGGGTCGGTTCCGGTGTGAGTGTACACCGGGCTGGGAGGGTCATCTGTGCAGCATCAATACGGACGACTGTGCGGAGAAGCCGTGTCTGCTGGGCGCAAACTGTACGGATCTGGTGAACGATTTTAGCTGCACCTGTCCGCCAGGATTTGCCGGGAAGCGGTGCCAGGAGAAGATTAACCTTTGCCTGTCGGAACCCTGCAACCATGGTATGTGTGTCGATCGGTACTTCTACCACGAGTGCGTGTGCAATCCGGGCTGGGAAGGTGCTGCCTGCGACGTCAATGTGGACGAGTGTGATAGCAGCCCGTGCGAGAATGGTGGCGTCTGTACGGATATGATCAACGACTATCAGTGTAGCTGTGCCGATGGATATACAGGCAAGAACTGCCAGCATACGGTTGATGATTGTGAAAGTGCACCGTGCCAGAATGGTGGAACGTGCGTCGATCGGTTGGATGGATTCTCGTGCCAATGCCGGCCAGGATATGTTGGGGTGCAGTGCGAGACGGATCGTAACGAGTGTCTTAGCGATCCGTGCAATCCGATCGGTACGGAGAAGTGCATGGATAGGGAGAACACGTTCGAGTGTGTCTGCCGCCAAGGCTTCGATGGTAAGGTGTGTGACAACGACATCGACGATTGTGAGTATGCACCATGCCAGAATGGTGGCACCTGTTTGGATCGTGTCGGTGGTTTCGAGTGCCAATGTCCGGCGGGATGGACGGGTGAGCGTTGCAACGTCCAGGTGACGGCCTGTGACGTTGAACGACCGTGCAAGAACGATGCTCAGTGTATCGATCTGTTCGAGGACTTCTTCTGTGTGTGTCCGAGTGGCACGGATGGTAAGAAGTGTGAGACTGCGCCAGACCGATGCATCGGACAGCCGTGTATGCATGAGGGCCAGTGCAAGGACTACGGGTCGGGACTGAACTGTTCTTGCTCGATGGATTTCACCGGTGTTGGATGCCAGTACGAGTTCGATGCATGTGAAGCGGGCACTTGTCAGAATGGAGCGACCTGTGTCGATCGTGGCAGTGGATATCAGTGTATCTGTCCGCCTGGATATACGGGGCGAAACTGCGAGCATGATCAGGTGGATTGTAAGGACAACTCCTGCCCACCGGGTGCTGTTTGCATCGATCTGAACAACGACTTCTACTGCCAGTGTCCGTTCAATCTGACTGGAGACGATTGTCGCAAAT CGGTCCAGATTGATTACGATCTATACTTTAGCGACCCATACCATTCGTCTGCCTCGCAAGTGGTTCCGTTCTATACGAGTGCGTCGGACAGCTTAACGCTGGCCATGTGGGTGCAGTTCGCTCAGAAGGATGATACGGGCATCTTCATAACGCTGTATTCTGCCAA TGCACCAAATGTGATCACCAAGCGTAGGACAATGTTGCAGGCCCACTCGAGCGGTGTGCAGGTATCGTTCTTCGAAGATCTCCAGGATGTGTTCCTACCGTTCAAAGAGTACAGTACCATCAATGACGGTCAGTGGCATCATATCGCTGTCGTTTGGAATGGCAAAACGGGACAGCTTATGCTCATTACCGAGGGCTTCATTGCCAGCAAAGCTGAGTATGGTGTAAACCGAGTACTTCCCAATTA CTGCTGGCCTGTGCTTGGTGCACCACTGATGGATGGCAACCGGAAGGAAGCGTACAGTGATCTTGGCTTCCAGGGTAAACTGACGAAGGTTCAAATCTGGAGCCGAGCGCTGGACGTAACGAACGAGATCCAGAAGCAGGTGCGTGATTGTCGTAGCGAACCGGTACTGTACAAGAACCTCATCCTGAACTGGGCGGGCTACGAACAAACGCTTGGTGGCGTTCAACGATCCGTACCGTCGACCTGTGGCCAGAAGAAGTGCAAACCGGGCTATGCCGGTGCTAACTGTCAGCAGCTGCAGGTAGATCGCGAAGCACCGCAAGTTGAGTACTGTCCAACGGATCTGTGGGTCGTGGCAAAGAATGGTTCAACCGTGGTCAACTGGGAGGAACCTCGGTTCACCGACAATATTGGCATTTCGAAGATTGTCGAACGCAATGGACACCGGTCGGGTGAAACGTTGCTGTGGGGAATTTACGATGTAATGTATCTGGCGTACGATGCCGCCGGTAACACCGCGTCCTGCGCATTTAAGGTGACAATCGTGGCCGAATTCTGTCCCGCATTGGCCGATCCGCTTGGAGGTTCTCAGAGCTGCAAGGATTGGGGTGCCGGTGGTCAATTTAAGGTGTGTGAGATTGCGTGCAATCCGGGCATGAAGTTCTCGCAAATTGTGCCACGGTTCTATACGTGCGGTTCGGAAGGATTCTGGCGCCCGACCATGCAACCGAATGTGCCGCTGGTGTATCCGTCCTGTTCACCGACCAAACCGGCCCAGCGGCTTATTCGCATCCAGATGCAGTTCCCTTCGGACGTGCTGTGCAATGAAGCTGGACAGGGTGTGTTGAGACAGCGCATTAAGAATGCAATCAATGCACTGAACCGTGACTGGAACTTGTGCTCGTACTCGATGGAAGGATCGCGCGAATGTCGCAATGTAGAGATCGACGTAAGGTGCGATCGTAACAGACATCCGAACATTGTCAAGCGACAGACGGTGCTGCAGATCTCGCCAAATCCTGAGAGCGCTTACGCCATTAATGCTACCATTCCGATCAAGAG TGAAATTGTGAGCAACTCCAATGGCCAGCGTTTGAATACGTTGAACCTGCTGGAGAAGCTTATTCTGGAAGATAATCAGTTTGCGGTACAGGACATTCTGCCGAACACGTTCGGCGACGCGTCTTCACTTAATCTCGTAACGGAGTACGCCTGCCCACAGGGTCAGGTAGTGGTCGAGCCGGACTGTGTGCCGTGTGCGGTCGGTACGTTCTACAACGTGTCGAGCAAAACGTGTCTGCCATGTCCGGAGGGATCCTATCAGCCCGAGATAGGTCAGCTGCAGTGCAAGAGCTGTCCAAAGATCGCTGGACGAACGGGTGTAACGGCACTGGTTGGCGCTAGATCAGCCGTCGAATGCAAAG AACGATGTGCTGCCGGTAAGTATTTGGATTCGGTTACCGGACTTTGCCAACCATGCGGCTATGGTTACTATCAACCGAACGAAGGTTCGTTCACGTGTGAGATCTGCGGTTTGGGACAAACGACCCGTACACCGGAAGCCACCAGCAAGAGCGAATGTCGCGATGAATGTAACTCCGGCATGCAGCTTGGTCTGGAGGGCAAATGTGAGCCATGTCCACGTGGTACGTACCGCAAGCAGGGAGTACATCCCTCGTGCCTCTCATGTCCCAATGGACGTACGACGGCTAAGCTTGGATCTTCCAATGTCGAAGAGTGCTCGTTACCTATCTGCTCGCCTGGAACGTATCTGAATGGTACGCTGAACGTGTGCGTAGAGTGTCGCAAGGGCTTCTATCAGTCGGAGCACCAGCAGACATCTTGCATCCCATGTCCACCGAATCATACCACTAGAAGTACCGCAGCG aacaacaaaaatgaatgCATTAACCCGTGTGAGGATGTGTCGGATGGTTCACCGCGTTGCGATCCGAACGCGTTCTGCATACTGATACCGGAAACGTCCGACTTCAAGTGCGAATGTAAGCCAGGCTTCAATGGTACTGGAATGGAATGTTCGG ACATGTGTAACGGCTTCTGCGAGAACTCTGGTCATTGTGTGAAGGACGCCAAGGGTCTACCATCGTGTCGATGCAAGGGATCGTTCACGGGCACCAAGTGTACCGAGCGGTCCGAGTTTGCTTACATTGCCGGTGGCGTTGCAGCTACCGTCATCTTCATAATACTCATCGTTCTACTGATCTGGATGATCTGTGCGCG AGCCAATCGCAAGCGAGATCCGAAAAAGATCATCTCACCAGCTGCGGATCAGACGGGATCGCAGGTTAACTTCTATTACGGAGCGCACACGCCATATGCCGAAAGTATTGCTCCATCGCATCACAGCACGTACGCACACTATTATGACGACGAGGAGGACGGTTGGGAGATGCCCAACTTCTACAATGAAACGTATCTTAAAGATG ATCAATTCATCGGAGTTCAAGGTGCCAACGGAAAGCTTAATTCGTTGGCTCGATCTAATGCATCGTTGTACGGTACGAAGGACGATCTGTACGATCGGCTAAAACGTCACGCTTATACCGGTAAAAAAG ACAAAAGTGACACGGACAGTGAGGAGCATTAG